In the Streptomyces fradiae ATCC 10745 = DSM 40063 genome, one interval contains:
- a CDS encoding S1 family serine peptidase codes for MRVTRHPISRKRAVLVALAAAAALAPLVVPAPAAADSVVVGGRTTSAPDSPWVVALSSVDRFGRMRAGQFCGGVVIAPTKVATAAHCLREDVLGVRPQDLRDLKVIAGRSDLGGTGGHEIPVKSMWINPAYDAETNSGDAAVLTLAKALPPGYVIPVAPAGDPAYAPGAGATVYGWGDTTGFGTYAHTLNAADVSVLPDEDCARAYPAAPGQARYLPATMLCAGTREGGRDACQGDSGGPLIARGKLIGLVSWGSGCGLAESPGVYTRVSAVLPAQ; via the coding sequence ATGCGCGTCACGCGTCATCCCATCAGCAGGAAGCGGGCGGTTCTGGTGGCCCTGGCCGCCGCGGCGGCCCTCGCACCCCTGGTCGTCCCGGCGCCGGCGGCCGCCGACAGCGTGGTCGTGGGCGGCCGGACGACGAGTGCTCCCGACTCCCCGTGGGTCGTGGCGCTCTCCAGCGTTGACCGGTTCGGGCGTATGCGGGCCGGCCAGTTCTGCGGGGGTGTCGTGATCGCCCCGACGAAGGTGGCGACGGCCGCGCACTGCCTGCGGGAGGACGTGCTGGGCGTACGGCCGCAGGACCTGCGGGACCTGAAGGTCATCGCGGGGCGCAGCGACCTCGGCGGGACCGGAGGGCACGAGATCCCGGTGAAGTCGATGTGGATCAACCCGGCGTACGACGCGGAGACCAACTCCGGGGACGCCGCCGTGCTCACGCTCGCCAAGGCGCTGCCGCCCGGGTACGTGATCCCCGTCGCCCCGGCGGGGGACCCCGCGTACGCCCCCGGCGCCGGCGCGACCGTGTACGGCTGGGGGGACACGACCGGCTTCGGTACGTACGCGCACACGCTCAACGCGGCCGACGTGTCCGTCCTGCCCGACGAGGACTGCGCCCGCGCCTATCCGGCGGCGCCGGGCCAGGCGCGGTACCTCCCGGCGACGATGCTGTGCGCGGGGACGCGGGAGGGCGGCCGGGACGCCTGCCAGGGCGACAGCGGAGGCCCGCTGATCGCGCGCGGCAAGCTCATCGGCCTGGTGTCGTGGGGGAGCGGCTGCGGGCTGGCGGAGAGTCCCGGTGTCTACACGCGGGTCTCCGCGGTGCTGCCCGCGCAGTGA
- a CDS encoding DUF7455 domain-containing protein → MTTVLTPASPLTAADRCDRCGAQAYLRVVLTSGGELLFCAHHGRKFEPELKKIAADIQDETDRLTTVPAGAPDEDR, encoded by the coding sequence GTGACTACTGTTCTGACCCCCGCGAGCCCGCTGACGGCCGCCGACCGCTGCGACCGCTGCGGCGCCCAGGCATATCTGCGCGTCGTGCTGACCAGCGGTGGCGAACTGCTCTTCTGCGCCCACCACGGCCGCAAGTTCGAGCCGGAACTGAAGAAGATCGCCGCTGACATACAGGATGAGACGGACCGGCTCACGACCGTGCCGGCCGGAGCACCCGACGAGGACCGCTGA
- a CDS encoding FadR/GntR family transcriptional regulator, with amino-acid sequence MSTLAHTMMTAARAGEAGLPAPGGLGRYSYGESAAPDRVGAPAWDPGETELGRAARRPAGNRGRGLHGQLVQQLGQMIVSGDLGADRPLVPEEIGQRFEVSRTVVRESLRVLEAKGLVSARPNVGTRVRPVSDWNLLDPDIIEWRAFGPQRDDQRRELAELRWTIEPLAARLAAGHGREEVQQRLVDMVEIMGHALAQGDALTFSRADTEFHSLLIQLAGNRMLEHLSGIVSAALQVSGAPAISCDRPGESCLTHHGRIVEALAAGDGPAAEAAMRQLLTIQPDVERVVPAPREH; translated from the coding sequence GTGAGTACCCTTGCGCACACCATGATGACCGCCGCCCGCGCCGGCGAGGCCGGCCTTCCCGCTCCGGGCGGCCTCGGCCGCTACTCCTACGGGGAGAGCGCGGCGCCCGACCGCGTCGGAGCCCCGGCCTGGGACCCCGGGGAAACGGAGTTGGGAAGGGCGGCCCGCCGCCCGGCGGGCAACCGGGGCCGCGGGCTCCACGGCCAACTCGTCCAGCAGCTCGGCCAGATGATCGTCTCCGGCGACCTCGGGGCCGACCGCCCGCTCGTCCCCGAGGAGATCGGCCAGCGCTTCGAGGTCTCCCGCACGGTCGTGCGCGAGTCCCTCCGCGTCCTGGAGGCCAAAGGCCTCGTCAGCGCCCGCCCCAACGTCGGCACCCGGGTCCGCCCGGTCAGCGACTGGAATCTGCTGGACCCCGACATCATCGAGTGGCGGGCCTTCGGGCCCCAGCGCGACGACCAGCGCCGCGAGCTCGCCGAGCTCCGCTGGACGATCGAGCCGCTCGCCGCCCGCCTCGCCGCCGGCCACGGGCGTGAGGAGGTCCAGCAGCGCCTCGTCGACATGGTCGAGATCATGGGCCACGCGCTGGCCCAGGGTGACGCGCTCACCTTCTCCCGCGCCGACACCGAGTTCCACTCCCTGCTCATCCAGCTCGCGGGCAACCGCATGCTGGAGCACCTCTCCGGCATCGTCTCCGCGGCGCTCCAGGTGTCCGGCGCCCCGGCGATCAGCTGCGACCGGCCCGGCGAGTCCTGCCTCACGCATCACGGGCGCATCGTCGAAGCCCTCGCCGCCGGCGACGGCCCCGCCGCCGAGGCCGCCATGCGCCAGCTCCTCACCATCCAGCCCGATGTGGAGCGGGTCGTCCCGGCCCCCCGCGAGCACTGA
- a CDS encoding DNA gyrase/topoisomerase IV subunit B has translation MTAETSVPSSALLTADRDGSNYTARHLLVLEGLEAVRKRPGMYIGSTDSRGLMHCLWEIIDNSVDEALGGYCDHIEVVLHDDGSVEVRDNGRGIPVDVEPKTGLSGVEVVMTKLHAGGKFGGGSYAASGGLHGVGASVVNALSARLDVEVDRNGATHAISFRRGVPGVFTESGPDAPFDPANGLRKAKRVPKTRTGTRVRYWADRQIFLKDAKLSLETLHQRARQTAFLVPGLTIVVRDDRDLDGIGKSQEIFHFDGGISEFCEFLAPDKPVCDILRLTGQGTFKETVPVLDDRGHMTPTEVTRELGVDVALRWGTGYETTLRSFVNIIATPKGGTHVTGFERAITKTVNEVLRASKMLRVAEDDIVKDDALEGLTAVVTVRLAEPQFEGQTKEVLGTSAANRIVANVVAKELKAFLTSTKRDAKAQARAVLEKAVAAARTRIAARQHKEAQRRKTALETSTLPAKLADCRSDDVERSELFIVEGDSALGTAKLARNSEFQALLPIRGKILNVQKSSVSDMLKNAECGAIIQVIGAGSGRTFDLDAARYGKIVLLVDADVDGAHIRCLLLTLFQRYMRPMVEAGRVFAAVPPLHRIELVQPKRGQDKYVYTYSDNELRQTLLEFQRKGVRYKDSIQRYKGLGEMDADQLAETTMDPRHRTLRRINIGDLDAAEQVFDLLMGNDVAPRKEFITSSAATLDRSRIDA, from the coding sequence GTGACCGCCGAGACGTCCGTTCCGTCCAGTGCGCTGCTGACAGCAGACCGTGACGGTTCCAACTACACCGCGCGGCACCTGCTCGTACTCGAGGGGCTCGAAGCGGTTCGCAAGCGCCCCGGCATGTACATCGGGTCCACCGACAGCCGCGGCCTGATGCACTGCCTCTGGGAGATCATCGACAACTCGGTCGACGAGGCCCTCGGCGGCTACTGCGACCACATCGAGGTCGTCCTCCACGACGACGGCTCGGTGGAGGTCCGGGACAACGGCCGCGGCATCCCCGTGGACGTCGAGCCCAAGACCGGCCTGTCCGGCGTCGAGGTCGTGATGACCAAGCTGCACGCCGGCGGCAAGTTCGGCGGCGGCTCGTACGCGGCCTCCGGCGGCCTGCACGGGGTGGGCGCCTCCGTGGTGAACGCCCTGTCGGCCCGCCTCGACGTGGAGGTCGACCGCAACGGCGCCACCCACGCGATCAGCTTCCGCCGCGGCGTCCCCGGCGTCTTCACCGAGTCCGGCCCCGACGCGCCCTTCGACCCGGCCAACGGGCTCCGCAAGGCCAAGCGCGTCCCGAAGACCCGCACCGGCACCCGCGTGCGGTACTGGGCCGACCGCCAGATCTTCCTCAAGGACGCCAAGCTCTCCCTGGAGACGCTGCACCAGCGCGCCCGCCAGACCGCCTTCCTCGTCCCCGGCCTGACCATCGTCGTCCGCGACGACCGCGACCTCGACGGCATCGGCAAGAGCCAGGAGATCTTCCACTTCGACGGCGGCATCAGCGAGTTCTGCGAGTTCCTCGCGCCCGACAAGCCCGTCTGCGACATCCTGCGCCTCACCGGCCAGGGCACGTTCAAGGAGACCGTCCCGGTCCTCGACGACCGCGGCCACATGACCCCCACCGAGGTCACCCGCGAGCTCGGCGTGGACGTGGCGCTGCGCTGGGGCACCGGCTACGAGACGACGCTCAGGTCCTTCGTCAACATCATCGCCACGCCCAAGGGCGGTACGCACGTCACCGGCTTCGAGCGGGCCATCACCAAGACGGTCAACGAGGTCCTGCGCGCCTCCAAGATGCTGCGCGTCGCCGAGGACGACATCGTCAAGGACGACGCCCTGGAGGGCCTCACCGCCGTCGTGACCGTCCGGCTGGCCGAGCCGCAGTTCGAGGGCCAGACGAAGGAGGTCCTGGGCACCTCCGCCGCCAACCGCATCGTCGCCAACGTGGTCGCCAAGGAGCTGAAGGCCTTCCTGACGTCCACCAAGCGGGACGCCAAGGCGCAGGCCCGAGCCGTGCTGGAGAAGGCCGTCGCCGCCGCCCGCACGCGCATCGCGGCCCGCCAGCACAAGGAGGCCCAGCGCCGCAAGACCGCGCTGGAGACCTCCACCCTGCCGGCCAAGCTGGCCGACTGCCGCAGCGACGACGTCGAGCGCAGCGAGCTGTTCATCGTCGAGGGCGACTCGGCGCTCGGCACGGCGAAGCTGGCCCGGAACAGCGAGTTCCAGGCCCTCCTGCCGATCCGGGGCAAGATCCTCAACGTCCAGAAGTCGTCCGTGTCGGACATGCTCAAGAACGCCGAGTGCGGCGCGATCATCCAGGTCATAGGGGCCGGTTCCGGCCGGACCTTCGACCTCGACGCCGCCCGGTACGGCAAGATCGTCCTGCTGGTCGACGCCGACGTCGACGGCGCGCACATCCGGTGCCTGCTGCTGACCCTGTTCCAGCGGTACATGCGCCCGATGGTCGAGGCCGGCCGGGTCTTCGCCGCCGTCCCGCCGCTGCACCGCATCGAGCTGGTCCAGCCCAAGCGCGGCCAGGACAAGTACGTGTACACGTACTCGGACAACGAGCTGCGGCAGACGCTGCTGGAGTTCCAGCGCAAGGGCGTCCGGTACAAGGACTCCATCCAGCGCTACAAGGGCCTCGGCGAGATGGACGCCGACCAGCTGGCCGAGACCACCATGGACCCGCGCCACCGCACGCTGCGCCGCATCAACATCGGCGACCTGGACGCCGCCGAGCAGGTCTTCGACCTGCTGATGGGCAACGACGTGGCGCCGCGCAAGGAGTTCATCACCAGCTCGGCGGCGACGCTGGACCGCTCGCGCATCGACGCCTGA
- a CDS encoding RNA polymerase sigma factor: MSASTSRTLPQEIAESESVMALIERGKADGQIAGDDVRRAFEADQIPPTQWKNVLRSLNQILEEEGVTLMVSAAESPKRARKSVAAKSPAKRTATKTVTARTTAAKAAASSAAGQAAQSADSPAEEAGAPAKKTAAKKTTAAKKTTTAKKTAAKKTTAKKTAAKKDADELVEGEELIEDVAAVKGEDEEPEGEAKGFVLSDEDEDDAPAQQVAVAGATADPVKDYLKQIGKVPLLNAEQEVELAKRIEAGLFAEDKLANADKLAPKLKRELEIIAEDGRRAKNHLLEANLRLVVSLAKRYTGRGMLFLDLIQEGNLGLIRAVEKFDYTKGYKFSTYATWWIRQAITRAMADQARTIRIPVHMVEVINKLARVQRQMLQDLGREPTPEELAKELDMTPEKVIEVQKYGREPISLHTPLGEDGDSEFGDLIEDSEAVVPADAVSFTLLQEQLHSVLDTLSEREAGVVSMRFGLTDGQPKTLDEIGKVYGVTRERIRQIESKTMSKLRHPSRSQVLRDYLD, translated from the coding sequence GTGTCGGCCAGCACATCCCGTACGCTCCCGCAGGAGATCGCCGAGTCCGAGTCTGTGATGGCGCTCATCGAGCGGGGAAAGGCTGATGGGCAGATCGCGGGCGATGACGTGCGTCGGGCCTTCGAGGCTGACCAGATTCCGCCAACCCAGTGGAAGAATGTTCTGCGCAGCCTCAATCAGATCCTCGAGGAAGAGGGTGTGACGCTGATGGTCAGTGCAGCGGAGTCGCCGAAGCGCGCCCGCAAGAGCGTCGCAGCGAAGAGTCCGGCGAAGCGCACCGCCACCAAGACCGTCACCGCCCGGACGACCGCGGCGAAGGCGGCCGCGTCCTCCGCGGCGGGCCAGGCGGCCCAGAGCGCGGACTCCCCGGCCGAAGAGGCCGGTGCGCCTGCCAAGAAGACCGCCGCGAAGAAGACCACCGCGGCGAAGAAGACCACTACCGCGAAGAAGACCGCGGCCAAGAAGACCACGGCCAAGAAGACGGCCGCCAAGAAGGACGCCGACGAGCTCGTCGAGGGCGAGGAGCTCATCGAGGACGTCGCGGCGGTCAAGGGCGAGGACGAGGAGCCCGAGGGCGAGGCCAAGGGCTTCGTCCTGTCCGACGAGGACGAGGACGACGCGCCGGCCCAGCAGGTCGCCGTCGCCGGTGCCACCGCCGACCCCGTCAAGGACTACCTGAAGCAGATCGGCAAGGTCCCCCTGCTCAACGCCGAGCAGGAGGTCGAGCTCGCCAAGCGCATCGAGGCCGGACTGTTCGCCGAGGACAAGCTGGCCAACGCCGACAAGCTGGCTCCGAAGCTCAAGCGCGAGCTGGAGATCATCGCCGAGGACGGCCGCCGCGCCAAGAACCACCTGCTGGAGGCCAACCTCCGTCTGGTGGTCTCCCTCGCCAAGCGCTACACCGGCCGCGGCATGCTGTTCCTGGACCTGATCCAGGAGGGCAACCTCGGCCTGATCCGCGCCGTCGAGAAGTTCGACTACACCAAGGGCTACAAGTTCTCCACGTACGCCACGTGGTGGATCCGGCAGGCGATCACCCGCGCCATGGCCGACCAGGCCCGCACCATCCGCATCCCGGTGCACATGGTCGAGGTCATCAACAAGCTCGCGCGCGTCCAGCGCCAGATGCTCCAGGACCTGGGCCGCGAGCCCACCCCGGAGGAGCTGGCCAAGGAGCTCGACATGACCCCGGAGAAGGTCATCGAGGTCCAGAAGTACGGCCGTGAGCCGATCTCGCTGCACACCCCGCTCGGCGAGGACGGCGACAGCGAGTTCGGCGACCTGATCGAGGACTCCGAGGCGGTCGTCCCGGCCGACGCGGTGAGCTTCACCCTCCTCCAGGAGCAGCTGCACTCGGTGCTCGACACGCTCTCCGAGCGTGAGGCCGGCGTCGTCTCCATGCGCTTCGGTCTCACCGACGGCCAGCCGAAGACGCTCGACGAGATCGGCAAGGTCTACGGCGTGACCCGGGAGCGGATCCGCCAGATCGAGTCCAAGACCATGTCGAAGCTGCGCCACCCGTCGCGCTCGCAGGTCCTGCGCGACTACCTCGACTGA